A DNA window from Dama dama isolate Ldn47 chromosome 19, ASM3311817v1, whole genome shotgun sequence contains the following coding sequences:
- the CASR gene encoding extracellular calcium-sensing receptor: MALYSCCWILLAFSTWCTSAYGPDQRAQKKGDIILGGLFPIHFGVAAKDQDLKSRPESVECIRYNFRGFRWLQAMIFAIEEINSSPALLPNMTLGYRIFDTCNTVSKALEATLSFVAQNKIDSLNLDEFCNCSEHIPSTIAVVGATGSGISTAVANLLGLFYIPQVSYASSSRLLSNKNQFKSFLRTIPNDEHQATAMADIIEYFRWNWVGTIAADDDYGRPGIEKFREEAEERDICIDFSELISQYSDEEEIQQVVEVIQNSTAKVIVVFSSGPDLEPLIKEIVRRNITGRIWLASEAWASSSLIAMPEYFHVVGGTIGFGLKAGQIPGFREFLQKVHPRKSVHNGFAKEFWEETFNCHLQEGAKGPLPVDTFLRGHEEGGARISNSSTAFRPLCTGEENISSVETPYMDYTHLRISYNVYLAVYSIAHALQDIYTCIPGRGLFTNGSCADIKKVEAWQVLKHLRHLNFTSNMGEQVTFDECGDLAGNYSIINWHLSPEDGSIVFKEVGYYNVYAKKGERLFINDEKILWSGFSREVPFSNCSRDCLPGTRKGIIEGEPTCCFECVECPDGEYSDETDASACDKCPDDFWSNENHTSCIAKEIEFLSWTEPFGIALTLFAVLGIFLTAFVLGVFIKFRNTPIVKATNRELSYLLLFSLLCCFSSSLFFIGEPQDWTCRLRQPAFGISFVLCISCILVKTNRVLLVFEAKIPTSFHRKWWGLNLQFLLVFLCTFMQIVICAIWLNTAPPSSYRNHELEDEIIFITCHEGSLMALGFLIGYTCLLAAICFFFAFKSRKLPENFNEAKFITFSMLIFFIVWISFIPAYASTYGKFVSAVEVIAILAASFGLLACIFFNKVYIILFKPSRNTIEEVRCSTAAHAFKVAARATLRRSNVSRQRSSSLGGSTGSTPSSSISSKSNSEDPFPQQQPERQKQPQPLALSPHNAQQPQPRPPSTLQPQPQSQQPPRCKQKVIFGSGTVTFSLSFDEPQKSAVAHRNSTHQTSLEAQKNNDALTKHQALLPLQCGKTDSELIAQETGLQGPVGEDHQLEMEDPEEMSPALVVSNSRGFVISGGGSTVTENMLRS; encoded by the exons ATGGCACTTTATAGCTGCTGTTGGATCCTCTTGGCTTTTTCTACCTGGTGCACTTCTGCCTATGGGCCTGACCAGCGAGCCCAAAAGAAAGGGGACATTATCCTCGGGGGTCTCTTTCCTATTCATTTTGGGGTTGCAGCAAAAGATCAGGATCTAAAGTCGAGGCCGGAGTCTGTGGAGTGTATCAG gTATAATTTCCGTGGATTTCGCTGGTTACAAGCTATGATATTTGCCATAGAGGAAATAAATAGCAGTCCAGCCCTTCTTCCCAACATGACCCTGGGATACAGGATATTCGACACCTGTAACACCGTCTCTAAAGCCTTGGAGGCCACCCTGAGTTTTGTGGCCCAGAATAAAATCGACTCTTTGAACCTTGATGAGTTCTGCAACTGCTCAGAGCACATCCCCTCTACAATCGCAGTGGTGGGAGCTACTGGCTCGGGCATCTCCACGGCAGTGGCCAACCTGCTGGGGCTCTTCTACATCCCCCAG GTCAGTTATGCCTCCTCCAGCAGACTCCTCAGCAACAAGAATCAGTTCAAGTCCTTCCTCCGCACCATACCCAACGATGAACACCAGGCCACCGCCATGGCTGACATCATCGAGTACTTCCGCTGGAACTGGGTGGGCACAATTGCAGCTGACGATGACTACGGCCGGCCAGGGATCGAGAAATTTCGAGAGGAAGCTGAGGAGAGGGACATCTGCATCGACTTCAGCGAGCTCATCTCCCAATACTCTGATGAGGAAGAGATCCAGCAGGTGGTGGAGGTGATCCAGAATTCCACCGCCAAAGTCATCGTCGTCTTCTCCAGCGGCCCAGACCTGGAACCCCTCATCAAAGAGATCGTTCGGCGCAATATCACAGGCAGGATCTGGCTGGCCAGTGAGGCCTGGGCCAGCTCTTCCCTGATTGCTATGCCCGAGTATTTCCATGTGGTCGGAGGCACCATTGGGTTTGGTTTGAAGGCTGGGCAGATCCCAGGCTTCCGGGAATTTCTGCAGAAAGTCCACCCCAGGAAGTCTGTCCACAATGGTTTTGCCAAGGAATTTTGGGAAGAAACATTTAACTGCCATCTGCAAGAGGGTGCTAAAGGACCGTTACCCGTGGACACCTTCCTGAGAGGGCACGAAGAAGGAGGTGCCAGGATAAGCAATAGTTCCACTGCCTTCCGACCTCTGTGTACAGGGGAGGAGAACATCAGCAGTGTTGAGACCCCTTACATGGATTATACACATTTACGGATATCCTACAATGTCTACTTAGCTGTCTACTCTATTGCTCATGCCCTACAAGATATATACACCTGCATACCTGGGAGAGGGCTCTTCACCAACGGTTCCTGTGCAGATATCAAGAAGGTTGAAGCTTGGCAG GTCCTGAAACACCTGCGGCACCTAAATTTTACCAGCAATATGGGGGAGCAAGTAACTTTCGATGAATGTGGAGACCTGGCAGGGAACTATTCCATCATCAATTGGCACCTCTCCCCAGAGGACGGCTCCATAGTATTTAAGGAAGTTGGATATTACAATGTCTATGCCAAGAAAGGAGAGAGACTCTTCATCAATGATGAAAAAATCCTGTGGAGTGGATTCTCAAGGGAG GTGCCTTTCTCCAACTGCAGCCGAGACTGCCTGCCAGGGACCAGGAAGGGCATCATCGAGGGGGAGCCCACGTGCTGCTTTGAGTGCGTGGAGTGTCCGGATGGGGAGTACAGCGACGAGACAG ATGCAAGTGCCTGTGATAAGTGCCCTGATGACTTCTGGTCCAATGAGAACCACACTTCCTGCATCGCCAAGGAGATCGAGTTTCTGTCCTGGACCGAGCCCTTTGGGATCGCACTCACGCTCTTTGCTGTGCTGGGCATTTTCCTCACAGCCTTTGTGCTGGGTGTCTTCATCAAGTTCCGCAACACGCCCATCGTCAAGGCCACAAACCGGGAACTCTCctacctcctcctcttctccctgctCTGCTGCTTCTCCAGCTCCCTGTTCTTCATCGGAGAGCCCCAGGACTGGACCTGTCGCCTGCGCCAGCCGGCCTTTGGCATCAGCTTCGTGCTCTGCATCTCGTGCATCCTGGTGAAAACCAATCGGGTCCTCCTGGTGTTTGAGGCCAAGATTCCCACCAGCTTCCACCGCAAGTGGTGGGGGCTCAACCTGCAGTTCCTGCTGGTCTTCCTCTGCACCTTCATGCAGATTGTCATCTGTGCCATTTGGCTCAATACGGCGCCCCCCTCGAGCTATCGCAACCACGAGCTAGAGGATGAGATCATTTTCATCACCTGCCACGAGGGCTCGCTCATGGCGCTGGGCTTCCTGATCGGCTACACCTGTTTGCTGGCCGCCATCTGTTTCTTCTTCGCCTTCAAGTCCCGGAAGCTGCCGGAGAACTTCAACGAAGCCAAGTTCATCACCTTCAGCATGCTCATCTTCTTCATCGTCTGGATCTCCTTCATCCCCGCCTACGCCAGCACTTACGGCAAGTTCGTCTCTGCGGTGGAGGTGATCGCCATCCTGGCGGCCAGCTTTGGCTTGCTGGCCTGCATCTTCTTCAACAAGGTCTACATCATCCTCTTCAAGCCGTCCCGGAATACCATCGAGGAGGTGCGCTGCAGCACCGCGGCACACGCCTTCAAGGTGGCCGCCCGAGCCACACTGCGCCGTAGCAACGTCTCCCGCCAGCGGTCCAGCAGCCTGGGGGGCTCCACGGGatccaccccctcctcctccatcaGCAGCAAGAGCAACAGCGAGGACCCCTTCCCGCAGCAGCAGCCGGAGAGGCAGAAGCAGCCGCAGCCGCTGGCCCTGAGCCCACACAACGCGCAGCAGCCACAGCCGCGGCCACCCTCGACCCTGCAGCCGCAGCCACAATCGCAGCAGCCGCCGAGATGCAAGCAGAAGGTCATCTTCGGCAGCGGCACC